One genomic region from Strix uralensis isolate ZFMK-TIS-50842 chromosome 19, bStrUra1, whole genome shotgun sequence encodes:
- the NOL11 gene encoding nucleolar protein 11 codes for MAALCESFTLCGLGPGGGLGLGGGLLALEPGPDPDHVLLTDRGRTATLFKVSDQKPLGCWSVKHGQIITCPVVCNFETHEYVAVHDDKVLRIWKNQDINLDKVFKATLSADVYRIHSLPNGGPVVLFKGGGVRTLDVLLEAPQQEIENVISDEVIKWSEAFMEGQQPVLIFTTEKDGDFFVYVQKLKMNSLHKYKLEQQELAKPLSFMAYIKKQIITLLCLYSNDSVYKVLIPLQQNTEEEEQILPKSLLLNLSVSGSVLKGTSFVVLDKDHVAVLGRLAVSGEESKECLTIWNTKFQTLQTSKELPLGTSGQLWCYEEKFFFTHGKVLTVIMYKCETSSLAAAVGKLKDSQTPDVSSFVNWNTLEDEELAASLPSEQPVALKSESRMSLRSKKNTVAKVQPDTLSVGQLLLNLKNASTTVFEDELRQLMSKVQMPDLQATIGCVVTALINRCKTNPKYYPRNFLLQIVQTQDLSYSLCPDLMAVALEKKDVYLLQICLQRFPDIPEEITCACLKVFLSISEAYLQRIDVNLESVICYIDIELNNKEVKTEIVENGFNVELEQDIWDTKITKETHLTAGGEFCPVGPQKAALLNAILHSAYSETFLLPHLKNLPAQQAVLFLRYLYYLYVKCSEKINTALPGIRCPTISQIMDWMCLLLDAHFTVMVMLPEAKGLLSDLHRFVRAQVRFYSELNKIEGSLRELQRLNHQKDPQTYSIEVLELI; via the exons ATGGCGGCGCTGTGCGAGAGCTTCACGCTGTGCGGGTTGGGGCCCGGCGGTGGCCTCGGCCTCGGCGGCGGCCTCCTGGCGCTGGAGCCGGGCCCCGACCCCGACCACGTCCTGCTCACCGACCGCGGCAGGACGGCCACGCTCTTCAAG GTTTCAGACCAGAAGCCACTGGGTTGTTGGTCAGTTAAACATGGGCAGATTATCACGTGTCCAGTTGTATGCAACTTTGAAACTCATGAATACGTAGCTGTTCATGATGACAAG GTTTTAAGAATATGGAAGAACCAAGATATTAACTTGGACAAAGTATTTAAAGCAACG ctttcAGCTGATGTGTACAGAATACATTCACTACCCAATGGAGGGCCAGTGGTACTATTCAAAGGAGGTGGTGTTCGAACTTTAGATGTCCTTTTGGAAGCCCCACAACAAGAAATTGAAAATGTTATCTCAGATGAAGTCATCAA GTGGAGTGAAGCTTTTATGGAAGGTCAACAACCTGTCTTAATTTTCACTACTGAGAAA gaTGGGGATTTTTTTGTCTACGTACAGAAACTTAAGATGAATAGTCTACACAAATATAAGCTTGAACAACAGGAATTAGCTAAACCACTGAGTTTCATGGCATacataaaaaagcaaataatcaCACTTCTGTGTTTGT ATTCCAATGACTCTGTGTATAAGGTTCTGATACCTCTGCAGCAAAATACTGAAGAGGAAGAGCAAATTTTGCCCAAGTCACTACTACTAAACCTTTCAGTATCTGGAAGTGTTCTAAAAGGAACTTCTTTTGTTGTTCTTGATAAAGACCACGTCGCAGTATTAGGAAGACTAGCTGTGTCTGGTGAAGAATCCAAAG AGTGTCTAACAATATGGAATACAAAATTTCAGACATTGCAAACTTCAAAGGAACTACCCCTGGGAACCAGCGGACAA TTGTGGTGTTATgaggaaaaatttttttttactcatgGGAAAGTGCTAACTGTGATTATGTACAAATGTGAAACATCATCCTTGGCAGCTGCTGTGGGAAAGCTCAAGGACAGTCAAACCCCTG ATGTGTCTTCATTTGTAAACTGGAATACCCTTGAAGATGAAGAGCTGGCGGCTTCCCTTCCATCAGAGCAGCCTGTAGCTCTAAAATCTGAGTCTAGAATGAGT TTAAGATCAAAAAAGAACACTGTTGCTAAAGTACAGCCAGACACCTTATCAGTTGGGCAGCTGTTACTAAATCTAAAA AATGCTTCTACAACTGTATTTGAAGATGAATTGAGACAATTGATGTCAAAAGTACAGATGCCAGATCTCCAAGCCACCATTGGATGTGTAGTAACTGCTCTTATAAACAGATGTAAAACAAATCCAAAGTACTACCCTCGAAATTTCCTGCTACAGATAGTCCAAACCCAAGACTTGTCTTACAG TTTATGTCCAGATTTAATGGCTGTTGCTTTGGAGAAAAAAGACGTGTATCTCTTACAAATCTGCTTACAACGGTTTCCAGATATTCCTGAAGAAATTACTTGTGCTtgcttgaaagtatttttaag CATTAGTGAAGCCTATCTTCAAAGAATAGATGTGAATCTAGAATCTGTAATCTGTTACATTGATATTGAATTGAACAATAAAGAAGTTAAGACTGAAATTGTAGAAAATGGTTTCAATGTGGAGCTGGAACAGGACATCTGGGATACTAAAATCACAAAGGAAACCCATCTGACGGCTGGTGGTGAATTCTGCCCTGTTGGACCACAGAAGGCAGCATTATT AAATGCTATTCTCCATTCTGCTTacagtgaaacatttcttttgccTCATCTAAAAAACCTTCCAGCTCAGCAAGCTGTT CTGTTTCTCAGGTATTTATACTACCTGTAtgtgaaatgcagtgaaaaaatTAATACCGCTCTTCCCGGAATACGCTGTCCAACTATAAGTCAG ATTATGGATTGGATGTGTTTATTACTTGATGCTCACTTCACAGTTATGGTGATGCTCCCAGAAGCGAAAGGGTTGCTTTCAGACCTGCATAGGTTTGTGAGAGCCCAA gtaCGGTTCTACTCTGAACTCAACAAGATTGAAGGAAGTTTGCGAGAATTACAAAGACTTAACCACCAGAAAGACCCTCAGACATATTCTATTGAAGTGCTGGAacttatttga